The following are from one region of the Littorina saxatilis isolate snail1 linkage group LG2, US_GU_Lsax_2.0, whole genome shotgun sequence genome:
- the LOC138960000 gene encoding serine/arginine-rich splicing factor 11-like, translating into MQRTKRPPRRYSTFITQVSRELPTSDGETDDSSNSTQAVRRRTKTRSSERQRHQSKTRKAQRQQRSKTYTTQRQIQPEKTCSSRRQQKKTRTTHRQRSITRTTQRNRQHEEKTRATQRKKDHSDISSDDSEEGKIERRKKQKRDYARRKTLRANKELESLASCCERRKEENSNIMQQIRDLETWMKFAQSYLTLCRHLPRPHPAPQPQPAGIPGHSVTSEAELTSSSLQPLSNVQLSVYIAAHANGSATWDAAGGEVFNPNNLVQPMDPDWERQHILQTSHDSTTANFPTADPAFSADPGDMKLLEDRVVKGILLDVQRDCDVQSAFEELSFSLPLLTELL; encoded by the exons ATGCAACGAACAAAAAGACCGCCGAGGAGATATTCCACCTTCATCACTCAAGTTTCGCGAGAACTTCCCACCTCCGATGGCGAAACTGACGACAGCAGCAACAGCACACAAGCTGTCAGACGACGGACGAAAACCCGCAGCTCAGAAAGACAAAGGCATCAGAGTAAAACCCGCAAAGCCCAAAGACAACAGAGGAGTAAAACCTACACAACACAGCGACAGATACAGCCGGAGAAAACGTGCAGCTCACGAAGACAACAGAAGAAAACCCgcacaacacacagacaacgGAGTATTACCCGCACAACACAACGAAACAGACAACATGAAGAAAAAACCCGCGCTACACAACGGAAGAAAGATCACAGCGATATCAGTTCTGATGACAGCGAGGAAGGCAAGATAGAACGAAGGAAGAAACAGAAGAGAGACTACGCGcggcgaaaaacactgcgagcGAACAAAGAGCTGGAGTCACTGGCATCG TGTTGTGAGCGGCGGAAAGAGGAAAACAGCAACATTATGCAGCAAATCAGAGATCTGGAGACTTGGATGAAGTTTGCACAGAGCTACCTCACGCTCTGTCGTCATCTGCCTCGACCTCATCCTGCCCCACAACCACAGCCAGCGGGAATTCCCGGACACTCGGTGACGTCAGAAGCCGAATTGACGTCATCGTCATTACAACCCCTTTCCAATGTCCAGCTTTCTGTTTACATTGCTGCACATGCGAATGGCAGCGCTACCTGGGACGCTGCAG GAGGCGAAGTCTTTAATCCGAATAACCTGGTTCAGCCGATGGACCCGGACTGGGAAAGGCAACATATTTTGCAGACTTCTCACGATTCAACCACCGCTAACTTTCCTACGGCAGATCCAGCATTTTCTGCTGACCCCGGAGACATGAAACTCCTGGAAGATCGTGTTGTGAAGGGCATTCTGTTGGATGTTCAACGGGATTGTGATGTACAGTCCGCATTCGAAGAattgtctttctctttgcctCTGTTAACAGAATTATTGTAG